In Cynocephalus volans isolate mCynVol1 chromosome 3, mCynVol1.pri, whole genome shotgun sequence, one DNA window encodes the following:
- the EDDM13 gene encoding epididymal protein 13, whose amino-acid sequence MCRSEPFLKMSLLVLLFLGLAEACVPREVAIEEKSLLSLQVLNEETNDCKETVKPFPATRPPKKLRRNSWNFWKCAYMMMTFLFVSYNKGDWCYCHYCSPEVDFRFSGKQSRQDSCAHKETENK is encoded by the exons ATGTGCAGATCAGAGCCATTTCTGAAGATGTCCCTTCTGGTTCTGCTTTTCCTGGGATTGGCAGAAGCCTGTGTTCCTCGTGAAG TTGCAattgaagaaaaaa GTTTGCTGAGCCTCCAGGTTTTGAATG AAGAAACGAATGACTGCAAGGAAACAG TTAAGCCTTTCCCAGCTACCAGGCCTCCCAAGAAACTGAGGAGAAACAGTTGGAACTTTTGGAAATGTGCCTACATGATGATGACTTTCTTATTTGTGTCCTACAATAAAGGAGACTGG TGTTACTGCCACTACTGTAGCCCAGAAGTGGATTTCAG ATTTAGTGGTAAACAGAGCAGACAAGATTCCTGTGCtcacaaggaaacagaaaacaaataa